One genomic window of Lepeophtheirus salmonis chromosome 5, UVic_Lsal_1.4, whole genome shotgun sequence includes the following:
- the ATP7 gene encoding copper-transporting ATPase 1 isoform X4, whose protein sequence is MSKLINKNNIMYQSLRYEDAIIDSGHESDDHQKDKILNLLIEGMTCQSCVQNIEGHLLKQKGIKNAHVDLSKKLGTFEYKPSVINPKIIKEVIEDMGFDVPTDLDLHLLKVDGMTCQSCVKTIESNIGEKLDWVHVDLKEGSVYFKSSIHSDLEVAGWINDLGFDASESNINNRLIKLPFCETLYEKLKSKLTSSEGIIRLDIKEEDALVFFNSDLISPNNILEQNGRTISLVDSIDKSNGTSSNKHNIKLESQTEKCFLQINGMTCASCVAAIEKHVKKIKGVSNILVALLAAKAEIEYDPFCVQPTQIADSITDLGFESKVLGGVNGNGELDVRILGMTCSSCVYLIESNVKKLNGVESVVVALSTEIGKIKYDPSVTGPRNIIDAINGMGFNAEVFNRQNELRNSTAEYLNHEKEIRKWRNTFCISLFFGLPCMLIMFYSMIVMSSSEHVHEENCCVVPGLSLENLLLFILSTPVQFIGGRHFYIAAYKALKHGAANMDVLIMLATTISYAYSVCTLLASMILKENTSPMTFFDTPPMLLVFVSLGRWLEHVAKAKTSDALSKLISLKATEAVIVTLGNNFEVTSERQIDVDLVHRGDILKVVPGSKIPVDGRVLHGISHCDESLITGESMPVEKTVDALVIGGSINQNGLLFISATHIGEDCALSQIVRLVEEAQTSKAPIQKLADKVAGYFVPIVVFSSLLTLVVWVIIGYIDPTLLPVSKMEREGFNSEEITWQYAFRMALTVLAIACPCSLGIATPTAVMVGTGVGAKIGILIKGAEPLENAHKVTTVVFDKTGTITHGKSCVAQFVLLVSNSFMSLERMFYLLGAAESGSEHPLALAVVKFTKSFLEIDEIKASIKDFSAVAGCGLKVVVDLNNNTDEFALQNSNNIKNLHNIINGPSKLGCICGSEIDATIFRKPGHEISNESKKQMPLIDVGQDDDSYKIGKASNESTILIGNRKWIRDKNFINIPEDLELKLLKQEELGHTAILAVIDGVLVGMLGIADTVKPEAHLTVYTLKKMGLDVMLLTGDNRKTATSIAQQVGISSVFAEVLPSHKVSKIKKLQEKGHNVAMVGDGVNDSPALAQANIGIAIASGTDVAVEAADVVLIRNDLLDVVACLDLSKRTVKRIWINFTFASVYNLFGIPLAAGVFSPLGLKLQPWMGSAAMAISSVSVVCSSLLLKLYRKPTRPQLETIEYLKILEDKSPARNNLDDNFEIEMRDRKSPSIVISVF, encoded by the exons atgtccaaattaataaataagaataatattatgtatcaaTCTCTACGTTATGAGGATGCTATCATTGACTCTGG CCATGAAAGCGATGAtcatcaaaaagataaaattttgaatcttttaataGAGGGTATGACCTGCCAATCATGTGTTCAAAATATAGAAGGGcatttattaaagcaaaaag ggATTAAAAATGCTCATGTGGACTTGAGCAAGAAATTGGGAACATTTGAATACAAACCATCAGtgataaatccaaaaattataaaagaagtcATTGAAGATATGGGGTTTGATGTTCCCACGGATTTGGATCTTCATTTGCTCAAAGTTGATGGAATGACTTGTCAATCCTgtgtaaaaacaattgaaagcAATATTGGCGAAAAATTAGATTGGGTTCATGTAGATTTAAAGGAGGGTTCTGTTTATTTTAAGTCATCAATTCATTCAGATCTGGAAGTTGCTGGTTGGATTAATGACTTGGGCTTTGATGCTTCGGAATCAAATATTAACAATCGTCTCATTAAATTACCATTTTGTGAAACACTTTATGAAAAACTGAAGAGTAAGTTAACGTCAAGTGAAGGAATTATAAGACTTGATATTAAGGAAGAAGATGCGCTCGTATTTTTCAATTCAGACTTAATATCACCAAATAATATCTTAGAACAAAACGGACGAACGATCTCACTTGTAGATAGTATAGATAAATCTAATGGGACTTcttcaaataaacataatataaaattggaatCCCAGACTGAAAAATGTTTCTTACAAATAAACGGAATGACTTGTGCAAGTTGTGTCGcagctattgaaaaacatgtcAAGAAAATAAAGG GTGTTTCCAATATTCTCGTAGCATTATTAGCAGCAAAAGCAGAAATAGAATACGATCCTTTTTGTGTGCAGCCCACTCAAATAGCTGATTCTATCACAGATCTTGGCTTTGAATCCAAAGTTTTAGGTGGTGTTAATGGCAATGGAGAATTGGATGTTCGA atTTTAGGAATGACTTGTTCATCTTGTGTTTATCTCATCGAGTCTAATGTTAAAAAACTGAATGGAGTTGAATCTGTTGTTGTCGCACTATCCACGGAAAtcggaaaaattaaatatgatccTTCTGTTACTG GACCTCGTAATATAATTGATGCAATTAATGGTATGGGGTTCAATGCAGAGGTTTTTAATCGTCAAAACGAGCTTCGAAACTCAACTGCAGAATATTTAAATCACGAAAAAGAGATTCGAAAGTggagaaatactttttgtatttctcTTTTCTTTGGACTTCCTTGTATGCTTATTATGTTTTACTCCATGATAGTCATGTCATCTAGTGAGCATGTCCATGAAGAAAATTGCTGTGTTGTACCTGGTCTATCGTTagaaaatcttttattatttattttatcaactcCGGTCCAA TTCATTGGAGGACGTCATTTTTATATTGCtgcttataaagcattgaagcATGGAGCCGCAAATATGGATGTTCTCATAATGCTAGCAACAACAATATCATATGCATACTCAGTTTGTACGCTTTTAGCATCAATGATTCTTAAGGAAAATACATCTCCAATGACTTTTTTCGATACACCACCGATGCTTCTAGTATTTGTGTCATTAGGTAGATGGCTTGAACACGtcgcaaaa gccAAAACATCAGATGCCTTATCTAAACTTATATCTCTTAAAGCTACTGAAGCTGTTATTGTCACATTGGGCAATAATTTTGAAGTTACCTCTGAGAGACAGATTGATGTTGACCTAGTGCATCGAGGTGATATTTTGAAG GTAGTACCTGGGTCGAAAATACCAGTAGATGGAAGAGTTTTACATGGGATCTCACACTGTGATGAGAGTCTAATAACTGGTGAATCAATGCCTGTAGAAAAAACTGTTGATGCATTAGTGATTGGAGGTTCTATAAATCAGAATGGACTTTTGTTTATATCCGCCACCCACATTGGAGAAGACTGTGCCTTAAGTCAAATTGTTCGTCTTGTGGAAGAAGCTCAAACCTCAAAAGCACCCATTCAAAAATTAGCAGACAAAGTTGCTGGATATTTTGTTcctattgttgttttttcatcCTTGCTCACTCTTGTTGTATGGGTAATTATTGGATATATAGATCCAACACTTCTTCCCGTATCAAAAATGGAAAGAGAAGGATTCAATTCAGAAGAAATCACTTGGCAATATGCTTTCCGGATGGCTCTTACAGTTCTTGCAATTGCATGCCCATGTTCGTTGGGTATTGCGACTCCAACTGCTGTCATGGTTGGTACTGGTGTGGGTGCTAAAATTGGTATACTTATTAAAGGAGCGGAGCCTTTAGAAAATGCGCACAAAGTAACAACTGTTGTGTTTGACAAAACAGGGACGATCACGCATGGCAAATCTTGTGTAGCGCAATTTGTATTACTTGTGAGTAATTCATTTATGTCTTTGGAAAGAATGTTTTACCTATTGGGAGCTGCTGAGTCAGGGAGCGAACACCCTTTGGCATTAGCTGTCGTTAAATTTACTAAGTCATTTCTGGAAATTGATGAGATTAAAGCTTCTATAAAAGATTTTTCTGCTGTTGCTGGTTGTGGATTAAAAGTGGTAGTTgatcttaataataatactgaTGAATTTGCATTACAGAAttcaaacaatatcaaaaacttACATAACATTATCAACGGTCCCAG TAAATTAGGATGTATTTGTGGTTCAGAAATAGACGCAACTATATTCCGTAAGCCAGGCCATGAAATATCCAATGAGTCCAAAAAACAAATGCCTCTTATTGATGTGGGCCAAGATGATGACTCATATAAAATTGGAAAGGCTTCAAATGAATCAACGATTCTAATTGGGAATAGAAAGTGGATTCgagataaaaactttattaatattccaGAGGATCTTGAATTAAAGTTATTGAAACAAGAAGAGTTGGGACACACGGCTATTCTTGCAGTAATTGATG GAGTGCTTGTGGGTATGTTAGGTATAGCTGACACTGTCAAACCTGAAGCTCACTTAACAGTAtatactcttaaaaaaatgggaCTCGATGTTATGCTCCTAACGGGAGACAACCGTAAAACCGCTACATCTATTGCCCAACAAGTTGGAATCTCTTCTGTGTTTGCTGAAGTTCTTCCGTCACATAAAgtttctaaaatcaaaaaacttcAGGAAAAGGGTCACAAT GTCGCAATGGTTGGAGATGGGGTAAATGATTCTCCCGCTCTTGCACAAGCCAATATCGGTATTGCAATTGCTTCAGGAACAGATGTTGCGGTAGAAGCTGCTGACGTCGTTTTGATTCGAAATGATCTCTTAGATGTTGTGGCATGTCTGGATCTTTCGAAAAGAACAGTTAAACGCATTTGGATTAACTTCACATTTGCTTCCGTTTATAATCTGTTTGGAATACCCCTAGCAGCTGGAGTTTTTTCTCCTTTAGGTCTAAAATTACAACCTTGGATGGGCTCAGCTGCAATGGCTATCTCTTCTGTATCAGTCGTTTGTTCTTCTCTTTTGCTTAAATTATATCG taaaCCAACGCGGCCTCAGCTCGAAACTATTGAATACCTCAAAATTCTTGAAGATAAAAGCCCTGCAAGAAATAATCTagatgataattttgaaatagaaatgAGAGATAG aAAAAGTCCATCTATTGTCATAAGTGTTTTTTAA
- the ATP7 gene encoding copper-transporting ATPase 1 isoform X3, whose amino-acid sequence MSKLINKNNIMYQSLRYEDAIIDSGHESDDHQKDKILNLLIEGMTCQSCVQNIEGHLLKQKGIKNAHVDLSKKLGTFEYKPSVINPKIIKEVIEDMGFDVPTDLDLHLLKVDGMTCQSCVKTIESNIGEKLDWVHVDLKEGSVYFKSSIHSDLEVAGWINDLGFDASESNINNRLIKLPFCETLYEKLKSKLTSSEGIIRLDIKEEDALVFFNSDLISPNNILEQNGRTISLVDSIDKSNGTSSNKHNIKLESQTEKCFLQINGMTCASCVAAIEKHVKKIKGVSNILVALLAAKAEIEYDPFCVQPTQIADSITDLGFESKVLGGVNGNGELDVRILGMTCSSCVYLIESNVKKLNGVESVVVALSTEIGKIKYDPSVTGPRNIIDAINGMGFNAEVFNRQNELRNSTAEYLNHEKEIRKWRNTFCISLFFGLPCMLIMFYSMIVMSSSEHVHEENCCVVPGLSLENLLLFILSTPVQFIGGRHFYIAAYKALKHGAANMDVLIMLATTISYAYSVCTLLASMILKENTSPMTFFDTPPMLLVFVSLGRWLEHVAKAKTSDALSKLISLKATEAVIVTLGNNFEVTSERQIDVDLVHRGDILKVVPGSKIPVDGRVLHGISHCDESLITGESMPVEKTVDALVIGGSINQNGLLFISATHIGEDCALSQIVRLVEEAQTSKAPIQKLADKVAGYFVPIVVFSSLLTLVVWVIIGYIDPTLLPVSKMEREGFNSEEITWQYAFRMALTVLAIACPCSLGIATPTAVMVGTGVGAKIGILIKGAEPLENAHKVTTVVFDKTGTITHGKSCVAQFVLLVSNSFMSLERMFYLLGAAESGSEHPLALAVVKFTKSFLEIDEIKASIKDFSAVAGCGLKVVVDLNNNTDEFALQNSNNIKNLHNIINGPSKLGCICGSEIDATIFRKPGHEISNESKKQMPLIDVGQDDDSYKIGKASNESTILIGNRKWIRDKNFINIPEDLELKLLKQEELGHTAILAVIDGVLVGMLGIADTVKPEAHLTVYTLKKMGLDVMLLTGDNRKTATSIAQQVGISSVFAEVLPSHKVSKIKKLQEKGHNVAMVGDGVNDSPALAQANIGIAIASGTDVAVEAADVVLIRNDLLDVVACLDLSKRTVKRIWINFTFASVYNLFGIPLAAGVFSPLGLKLQPWMGSAAMAISSVSVVCSSLLLKLYRKPTRPQLETIEYLKILEDKSPARNNLDDNFEIEMRDSGKPLLNQKYTNHVQIQDSDSDLEEEEDHLNGKRNLLSHRNESV is encoded by the exons atgtccaaattaataaataagaataatattatgtatcaaTCTCTACGTTATGAGGATGCTATCATTGACTCTGG CCATGAAAGCGATGAtcatcaaaaagataaaattttgaatcttttaataGAGGGTATGACCTGCCAATCATGTGTTCAAAATATAGAAGGGcatttattaaagcaaaaag ggATTAAAAATGCTCATGTGGACTTGAGCAAGAAATTGGGAACATTTGAATACAAACCATCAGtgataaatccaaaaattataaaagaagtcATTGAAGATATGGGGTTTGATGTTCCCACGGATTTGGATCTTCATTTGCTCAAAGTTGATGGAATGACTTGTCAATCCTgtgtaaaaacaattgaaagcAATATTGGCGAAAAATTAGATTGGGTTCATGTAGATTTAAAGGAGGGTTCTGTTTATTTTAAGTCATCAATTCATTCAGATCTGGAAGTTGCTGGTTGGATTAATGACTTGGGCTTTGATGCTTCGGAATCAAATATTAACAATCGTCTCATTAAATTACCATTTTGTGAAACACTTTATGAAAAACTGAAGAGTAAGTTAACGTCAAGTGAAGGAATTATAAGACTTGATATTAAGGAAGAAGATGCGCTCGTATTTTTCAATTCAGACTTAATATCACCAAATAATATCTTAGAACAAAACGGACGAACGATCTCACTTGTAGATAGTATAGATAAATCTAATGGGACTTcttcaaataaacataatataaaattggaatCCCAGACTGAAAAATGTTTCTTACAAATAAACGGAATGACTTGTGCAAGTTGTGTCGcagctattgaaaaacatgtcAAGAAAATAAAGG GTGTTTCCAATATTCTCGTAGCATTATTAGCAGCAAAAGCAGAAATAGAATACGATCCTTTTTGTGTGCAGCCCACTCAAATAGCTGATTCTATCACAGATCTTGGCTTTGAATCCAAAGTTTTAGGTGGTGTTAATGGCAATGGAGAATTGGATGTTCGA atTTTAGGAATGACTTGTTCATCTTGTGTTTATCTCATCGAGTCTAATGTTAAAAAACTGAATGGAGTTGAATCTGTTGTTGTCGCACTATCCACGGAAAtcggaaaaattaaatatgatccTTCTGTTACTG GACCTCGTAATATAATTGATGCAATTAATGGTATGGGGTTCAATGCAGAGGTTTTTAATCGTCAAAACGAGCTTCGAAACTCAACTGCAGAATATTTAAATCACGAAAAAGAGATTCGAAAGTggagaaatactttttgtatttctcTTTTCTTTGGACTTCCTTGTATGCTTATTATGTTTTACTCCATGATAGTCATGTCATCTAGTGAGCATGTCCATGAAGAAAATTGCTGTGTTGTACCTGGTCTATCGTTagaaaatcttttattatttattttatcaactcCGGTCCAA TTCATTGGAGGACGTCATTTTTATATTGCtgcttataaagcattgaagcATGGAGCCGCAAATATGGATGTTCTCATAATGCTAGCAACAACAATATCATATGCATACTCAGTTTGTACGCTTTTAGCATCAATGATTCTTAAGGAAAATACATCTCCAATGACTTTTTTCGATACACCACCGATGCTTCTAGTATTTGTGTCATTAGGTAGATGGCTTGAACACGtcgcaaaa gccAAAACATCAGATGCCTTATCTAAACTTATATCTCTTAAAGCTACTGAAGCTGTTATTGTCACATTGGGCAATAATTTTGAAGTTACCTCTGAGAGACAGATTGATGTTGACCTAGTGCATCGAGGTGATATTTTGAAG GTAGTACCTGGGTCGAAAATACCAGTAGATGGAAGAGTTTTACATGGGATCTCACACTGTGATGAGAGTCTAATAACTGGTGAATCAATGCCTGTAGAAAAAACTGTTGATGCATTAGTGATTGGAGGTTCTATAAATCAGAATGGACTTTTGTTTATATCCGCCACCCACATTGGAGAAGACTGTGCCTTAAGTCAAATTGTTCGTCTTGTGGAAGAAGCTCAAACCTCAAAAGCACCCATTCAAAAATTAGCAGACAAAGTTGCTGGATATTTTGTTcctattgttgttttttcatcCTTGCTCACTCTTGTTGTATGGGTAATTATTGGATATATAGATCCAACACTTCTTCCCGTATCAAAAATGGAAAGAGAAGGATTCAATTCAGAAGAAATCACTTGGCAATATGCTTTCCGGATGGCTCTTACAGTTCTTGCAATTGCATGCCCATGTTCGTTGGGTATTGCGACTCCAACTGCTGTCATGGTTGGTACTGGTGTGGGTGCTAAAATTGGTATACTTATTAAAGGAGCGGAGCCTTTAGAAAATGCGCACAAAGTAACAACTGTTGTGTTTGACAAAACAGGGACGATCACGCATGGCAAATCTTGTGTAGCGCAATTTGTATTACTTGTGAGTAATTCATTTATGTCTTTGGAAAGAATGTTTTACCTATTGGGAGCTGCTGAGTCAGGGAGCGAACACCCTTTGGCATTAGCTGTCGTTAAATTTACTAAGTCATTTCTGGAAATTGATGAGATTAAAGCTTCTATAAAAGATTTTTCTGCTGTTGCTGGTTGTGGATTAAAAGTGGTAGTTgatcttaataataatactgaTGAATTTGCATTACAGAAttcaaacaatatcaaaaacttACATAACATTATCAACGGTCCCAG TAAATTAGGATGTATTTGTGGTTCAGAAATAGACGCAACTATATTCCGTAAGCCAGGCCATGAAATATCCAATGAGTCCAAAAAACAAATGCCTCTTATTGATGTGGGCCAAGATGATGACTCATATAAAATTGGAAAGGCTTCAAATGAATCAACGATTCTAATTGGGAATAGAAAGTGGATTCgagataaaaactttattaatattccaGAGGATCTTGAATTAAAGTTATTGAAACAAGAAGAGTTGGGACACACGGCTATTCTTGCAGTAATTGATG GAGTGCTTGTGGGTATGTTAGGTATAGCTGACACTGTCAAACCTGAAGCTCACTTAACAGTAtatactcttaaaaaaatgggaCTCGATGTTATGCTCCTAACGGGAGACAACCGTAAAACCGCTACATCTATTGCCCAACAAGTTGGAATCTCTTCTGTGTTTGCTGAAGTTCTTCCGTCACATAAAgtttctaaaatcaaaaaacttcAGGAAAAGGGTCACAAT GTCGCAATGGTTGGAGATGGGGTAAATGATTCTCCCGCTCTTGCACAAGCCAATATCGGTATTGCAATTGCTTCAGGAACAGATGTTGCGGTAGAAGCTGCTGACGTCGTTTTGATTCGAAATGATCTCTTAGATGTTGTGGCATGTCTGGATCTTTCGAAAAGAACAGTTAAACGCATTTGGATTAACTTCACATTTGCTTCCGTTTATAATCTGTTTGGAATACCCCTAGCAGCTGGAGTTTTTTCTCCTTTAGGTCTAAAATTACAACCTTGGATGGGCTCAGCTGCAATGGCTATCTCTTCTGTATCAGTCGTTTGTTCTTCTCTTTTGCTTAAATTATATCG taaaCCAACGCGGCCTCAGCTCGAAACTATTGAATACCTCAAAATTCTTGAAGATAAAAGCCCTGCAAGAAATAATCTagatgataattttgaaatagaaatgAGAGATAG
- the ATP7 gene encoding copper-transporting ATPase 1 isoform X5 encodes MTCQSCVQNIEGHLLKQKGIKNAHVDLSKKLGTFEYKPSVINPKIIKEVIEDMGFDVPTDLDLHLLKVDGMTCQSCVKTIESNIGEKLDWVHVDLKEGSVYFKSSIHSDLEVAGWINDLGFDASESNINNRLIKLPFCETLYEKLKSKLTSSEGIIRLDIKEEDALVFFNSDLISPNNILEQNGRTISLVDSIDKSNGTSSNKHNIKLESQTEKCFLQINGMTCASCVAAIEKHVKKIKGVSNILVALLAAKAEIEYDPFCVQPTQIADSITDLGFESKVLGGVNGNGELDVRILGMTCSSCVYLIESNVKKLNGVESVVVALSTEIGKIKYDPSVTGPRNIIDAINGMGFNAEVFNRQNELRNSTAEYLNHEKEIRKWRNTFCISLFFGLPCMLIMFYSMIVMSSSEHVHEENCCVVPGLSLENLLLFILSTPVQFIGGRHFYIAAYKALKHGAANMDVLIMLATTISYAYSVCTLLASMILKENTSPMTFFDTPPMLLVFVSLGRWLEHVAKAKTSDALSKLISLKATEAVIVTLGNNFEVTSERQIDVDLVHRGDILKVVPGSKIPVDGRVLHGISHCDESLITGESMPVEKTVDALVIGGSINQNGLLFISATHIGEDCALSQIVRLVEEAQTSKAPIQKLADKVAGYFVPIVVFSSLLTLVVWVIIGYIDPTLLPVSKMEREGFNSEEITWQYAFRMALTVLAIACPCSLGIATPTAVMVGTGVGAKIGILIKGAEPLENAHKVTTVVFDKTGTITHGKSCVAQFVLLVSNSFMSLERMFYLLGAAESGSEHPLALAVVKFTKSFLEIDEIKASIKDFSAVAGCGLKVVVDLNNNTDEFALQNSNNIKNLHNIINGPSKLGCICGSEIDATIFRKPGHEISNESKKQMPLIDVGQDDDSYKIGKASNESTILIGNRKWIRDKNFINIPEDLELKLLKQEELGHTAILAVIDGVLVGMLGIADTVKPEAHLTVYTLKKMGLDVMLLTGDNRKTATSIAQQVGISSVFAEVLPSHKVSKIKKLQEKGHNVAMVGDGVNDSPALAQANIGIAIASGTDVAVEAADVVLIRNDLLDVVACLDLSKRTVKRIWINFTFASVYNLFGIPLAAGVFSPLGLKLQPWMGSAAMAISSVSVVCSSLLLKLYRKPTRPQLETIEYLKILEDKSPARNNLDDNFEIEMRDSGKPLLNQKYTNHVQIQDSDSDLEEEEDHLNGKRNLLSHRNESV; translated from the exons ATGACCTGCCAATCATGTGTTCAAAATATAGAAGGGcatttattaaagcaaaaag ggATTAAAAATGCTCATGTGGACTTGAGCAAGAAATTGGGAACATTTGAATACAAACCATCAGtgataaatccaaaaattataaaagaagtcATTGAAGATATGGGGTTTGATGTTCCCACGGATTTGGATCTTCATTTGCTCAAAGTTGATGGAATGACTTGTCAATCCTgtgtaaaaacaattgaaagcAATATTGGCGAAAAATTAGATTGGGTTCATGTAGATTTAAAGGAGGGTTCTGTTTATTTTAAGTCATCAATTCATTCAGATCTGGAAGTTGCTGGTTGGATTAATGACTTGGGCTTTGATGCTTCGGAATCAAATATTAACAATCGTCTCATTAAATTACCATTTTGTGAAACACTTTATGAAAAACTGAAGAGTAAGTTAACGTCAAGTGAAGGAATTATAAGACTTGATATTAAGGAAGAAGATGCGCTCGTATTTTTCAATTCAGACTTAATATCACCAAATAATATCTTAGAACAAAACGGACGAACGATCTCACTTGTAGATAGTATAGATAAATCTAATGGGACTTcttcaaataaacataatataaaattggaatCCCAGACTGAAAAATGTTTCTTACAAATAAACGGAATGACTTGTGCAAGTTGTGTCGcagctattgaaaaacatgtcAAGAAAATAAAGG GTGTTTCCAATATTCTCGTAGCATTATTAGCAGCAAAAGCAGAAATAGAATACGATCCTTTTTGTGTGCAGCCCACTCAAATAGCTGATTCTATCACAGATCTTGGCTTTGAATCCAAAGTTTTAGGTGGTGTTAATGGCAATGGAGAATTGGATGTTCGA atTTTAGGAATGACTTGTTCATCTTGTGTTTATCTCATCGAGTCTAATGTTAAAAAACTGAATGGAGTTGAATCTGTTGTTGTCGCACTATCCACGGAAAtcggaaaaattaaatatgatccTTCTGTTACTG GACCTCGTAATATAATTGATGCAATTAATGGTATGGGGTTCAATGCAGAGGTTTTTAATCGTCAAAACGAGCTTCGAAACTCAACTGCAGAATATTTAAATCACGAAAAAGAGATTCGAAAGTggagaaatactttttgtatttctcTTTTCTTTGGACTTCCTTGTATGCTTATTATGTTTTACTCCATGATAGTCATGTCATCTAGTGAGCATGTCCATGAAGAAAATTGCTGTGTTGTACCTGGTCTATCGTTagaaaatcttttattatttattttatcaactcCGGTCCAA TTCATTGGAGGACGTCATTTTTATATTGCtgcttataaagcattgaagcATGGAGCCGCAAATATGGATGTTCTCATAATGCTAGCAACAACAATATCATATGCATACTCAGTTTGTACGCTTTTAGCATCAATGATTCTTAAGGAAAATACATCTCCAATGACTTTTTTCGATACACCACCGATGCTTCTAGTATTTGTGTCATTAGGTAGATGGCTTGAACACGtcgcaaaa gccAAAACATCAGATGCCTTATCTAAACTTATATCTCTTAAAGCTACTGAAGCTGTTATTGTCACATTGGGCAATAATTTTGAAGTTACCTCTGAGAGACAGATTGATGTTGACCTAGTGCATCGAGGTGATATTTTGAAG GTAGTACCTGGGTCGAAAATACCAGTAGATGGAAGAGTTTTACATGGGATCTCACACTGTGATGAGAGTCTAATAACTGGTGAATCAATGCCTGTAGAAAAAACTGTTGATGCATTAGTGATTGGAGGTTCTATAAATCAGAATGGACTTTTGTTTATATCCGCCACCCACATTGGAGAAGACTGTGCCTTAAGTCAAATTGTTCGTCTTGTGGAAGAAGCTCAAACCTCAAAAGCACCCATTCAAAAATTAGCAGACAAAGTTGCTGGATATTTTGTTcctattgttgttttttcatcCTTGCTCACTCTTGTTGTATGGGTAATTATTGGATATATAGATCCAACACTTCTTCCCGTATCAAAAATGGAAAGAGAAGGATTCAATTCAGAAGAAATCACTTGGCAATATGCTTTCCGGATGGCTCTTACAGTTCTTGCAATTGCATGCCCATGTTCGTTGGGTATTGCGACTCCAACTGCTGTCATGGTTGGTACTGGTGTGGGTGCTAAAATTGGTATACTTATTAAAGGAGCGGAGCCTTTAGAAAATGCGCACAAAGTAACAACTGTTGTGTTTGACAAAACAGGGACGATCACGCATGGCAAATCTTGTGTAGCGCAATTTGTATTACTTGTGAGTAATTCATTTATGTCTTTGGAAAGAATGTTTTACCTATTGGGAGCTGCTGAGTCAGGGAGCGAACACCCTTTGGCATTAGCTGTCGTTAAATTTACTAAGTCATTTCTGGAAATTGATGAGATTAAAGCTTCTATAAAAGATTTTTCTGCTGTTGCTGGTTGTGGATTAAAAGTGGTAGTTgatcttaataataatactgaTGAATTTGCATTACAGAAttcaaacaatatcaaaaacttACATAACATTATCAACGGTCCCAG TAAATTAGGATGTATTTGTGGTTCAGAAATAGACGCAACTATATTCCGTAAGCCAGGCCATGAAATATCCAATGAGTCCAAAAAACAAATGCCTCTTATTGATGTGGGCCAAGATGATGACTCATATAAAATTGGAAAGGCTTCAAATGAATCAACGATTCTAATTGGGAATAGAAAGTGGATTCgagataaaaactttattaatattccaGAGGATCTTGAATTAAAGTTATTGAAACAAGAAGAGTTGGGACACACGGCTATTCTTGCAGTAATTGATG GAGTGCTTGTGGGTATGTTAGGTATAGCTGACACTGTCAAACCTGAAGCTCACTTAACAGTAtatactcttaaaaaaatgggaCTCGATGTTATGCTCCTAACGGGAGACAACCGTAAAACCGCTACATCTATTGCCCAACAAGTTGGAATCTCTTCTGTGTTTGCTGAAGTTCTTCCGTCACATAAAgtttctaaaatcaaaaaacttcAGGAAAAGGGTCACAAT GTCGCAATGGTTGGAGATGGGGTAAATGATTCTCCCGCTCTTGCACAAGCCAATATCGGTATTGCAATTGCTTCAGGAACAGATGTTGCGGTAGAAGCTGCTGACGTCGTTTTGATTCGAAATGATCTCTTAGATGTTGTGGCATGTCTGGATCTTTCGAAAAGAACAGTTAAACGCATTTGGATTAACTTCACATTTGCTTCCGTTTATAATCTGTTTGGAATACCCCTAGCAGCTGGAGTTTTTTCTCCTTTAGGTCTAAAATTACAACCTTGGATGGGCTCAGCTGCAATGGCTATCTCTTCTGTATCAGTCGTTTGTTCTTCTCTTTTGCTTAAATTATATCG taaaCCAACGCGGCCTCAGCTCGAAACTATTGAATACCTCAAAATTCTTGAAGATAAAAGCCCTGCAAGAAATAATCTagatgataattttgaaatagaaatgAGAGATAG